Below is a window of Synergistota bacterium DNA.
GCACCGGATATCTTCCCATAGGATATTTCCTCCTTAGCAAGCCTCAATCTATTTAGATTTCTCAAAAGCTCGCTACAGAAGGATAAAAGCTTTAAGCCAAAGGTTATCGGTTCAGCATGAACTCCATGGGTCCTACCCACCTCGAGGGTATCCTTATACTCCAAAGCCTTTCCAAGCAGGACTTCTTTCAGCTCTCGTGCCTTCTCTTCTATTTCCTCCAAAGCGCTCCTAAGAAGAACTGCATTCGCAGTATCTATAACATCTGAGGATGTTAAACCATAGTGAAGGTAAGGCGAAAGATCTTCACCAATACTTTCCTCAACAGATTTAAGAAAAGCTATAACCTCATGCCTATAAATGCGTTCGAGCTCCTCTATTCGGGAGAGATCAAAGGAGGCTTTTTCCCTCATCTTTGAGGGAACATCCTCAGGGAAAACCCCAATCTTTGCCCATCCTTCAACAACAAGAAGTTCTATCCTAAGCCATGTTTTGAACTTGTTCTCTTCAGACCAGATTTTCTCCATCTCGGGCAGGAGGTATCTCTTTATAATCTTATAACCCTCCCTTCATGGAAATCTAATCCCCTTATAGAGAAATCTTCCGGTAATATAACAAGATCAGGGCTCAAAAACCTCACTATCTCACTTAGATTTTCCTTGAATGGAAACACATAATCCACGAGATCTATATGTGAAAAAGCCTCCGCTTCCCTCTTCCCCCCTTTGAACGCAACTCCGAGGAGCTCTACCATCCTTCTTGCCTTGCTTAAAAAGCTCAGCGTTTCAATTATACCCCTTTTTCCCTCCCATATTAAAAGCGCCTTAGTTCCATCAAAAGATTCCATTATCTTCTTCAGGTTCCACCTCGTCGTAAACCTATTAGTTGGTGGGAAAGGCTTCTTTAGCTCCTCAAGATACTTTCTCCTTATTTCAATAAAAATCGCGTTATACTCATCGCTTCTGTAATCCGGATATGTATAGTCAAAAGGGAGAAATCTCCCACTCCTGAACCTCAGGGTAACTTCCGCATATATTCCTTCACCGAGATAAATCCTATGTGCCTGATCTTTGGTTGTAGCGAGGACGAGCTTCCCTCCGGATATGTATCCTGGATCAAGATTAATCCTCCTCCTACCGGGACCCTCCATACGATTCGTTACTCTCTTTATGTGAGCTATCTGCTCTGGAGATATAAGGGGAGAAAAGGAAATAAAGATTCTCTTGACCTCATCACCAAGCTCATCCGCGTAATAATTAGTCCATTTAAAATCCATCTCCCCGCTCTCATAATCTATCTCACCAAACTCCATAGAGAGCTCCTCTTTAATACTCTCATATTCACTCCTATCCCCGTAAAGAACGCCCATGAAAAGCTTTACAGGATACGGAGGATATTCTTTCCCCAAAGCAATCACCCTTTTATTCCAAACTTTCTAAGCTTATATTGAAGGGTCTGTCGAGGTATACCAAGTATCTTAGCCGCTTTCGTTATATTTCCACCACACGAGCTTAAAGCTTCCTCAATTATCTCCTTCTCTCTCCTCTGCAGTGCTTCCTTAAGCGTAAGCCTTTCTCCCCAAAAACCATTAAATCCACGATCGCCCTCGATAACGAGCCTCCTCAGAAAATCAATAAGGTCATGAAAGTTCCTATCCCACCTCATCTCCCTTAAGCGATTTAAAAGAGCTTCCCTTAGCTCGATCCCTTCAGCCTTAAGAAGTAAAAATCTTTCCGCTTCTTCCCACCTATCAGATATAGGTGGAAGATATACAATGCCCTCAAACTTTTCCTTAAATGGGAAGGGATAATGCGAAGGAGGAATCCTTGAAGTAACGACCGCTTTATGCTTCAAAAACATCTCATACAATCTTTCTCTCTTCTCCTCTGAGAAGGACTCGAGATTCTCAACGAATATTATATCCTCGCTTCTTAAAGAATCTGGGATTACTCCATCGAGAAAGAAAACGTTATCTACTCCTGAAACTATGGTAACACCAAGGTGTGTTTTCCCAACACCTGGAGGTCCCCATATAAAAACGCTACCCCTCTTCAGAGCCTCAGTGGCTTCCCCCAACCCTCTCTTGGAAATCTCACCAAGCTCAAGCCACTCTCCCATTTCCGGAGTTCCCCTCATGGGTCTGGGGAAAACTATTTCCATCGCACCAATTACCTCATTTCCTATTTTAACCGGCACCGCCGTTCTTTTTAAGGCTAACCTCCTACCGGATTGCCCCCTTAAGATCTCCTTTCTTTCCACAATATTACCACTTTTAACGCTCTGAACAATCGAAAGGTTCTCATATTCCGCTCCGAAAATTTCCCTAATGTTCTTCACCTGAGAAAAGCGAATCCCAAAGATATTCTCAAATGATGGATTACTGAAAAGCACTTTTCCATCTCTATCAATACACCAAAATCCCTCCTCTAAGAGCTCAAAAAGTTTTTCAAAACCTCTTTGAAGAGCGGCAAGCCGAACGGCTTTTGAGATAACTTCTTCGAGATTCGTGATGTCCTCCCATACAAAGGCTCCACCTCCACATTCTCCCTCTCTTAATGGTATTAAAACCCCGCTCCAGACTTTACCCGAAAACGAGGCTTGAATTTCCTCCCTTTTGGGGCTCCTCAAAAAATCCCTTATCTTCTGGCCATGCCATTCCTTCGCTTCTTCATCGCTCAGCAACTCCTTAAAAGAGGGATTCATATAGAGAAAATCACCAGCTTTATTGAATAAGCCCAGTGCAAGTGGAATTTCCTCTAAAAGAGGAGTGAGGAAAGAGGCAGACAAAACTCGCCTTC
It encodes the following:
- a CDS encoding PAS domain-containing protein, encoding MRRITMRELLRLFYRYMVDFIPVVDKDGRLRGVLLKEKMVGLTGGDLRDIDRPLGEDVIAPFLSDSEDAKQFLPMLADRGETKIPVLRSDGELFGFWSNGELLEAIGGRRVLSASFLTPLLEEIPLALGLFNKAGDFLYMNPSFKELLSDEEAKEWHGQKIRDFLRSPKREEIQASFSGKVWSGVLIPLREGECGGGAFVWEDITNLEEVISKAVRLAALQRGFEKLFELLEEGFWCIDRDGKVLFSNPSFENIFGIRFSQVKNIREIFGAEYENLSIVQSVKSGNIVERKEILRGQSGRRLALKRTAVPVKIGNEVIGAMEIVFPRPMRGTPEMGEWLELGEISKRGLGEATEALKRGSVFIWGPPGVGKTHLGVTIVSGVDNVFFLDGVIPDSLRSEDIIFVENLESFSEEKRERLYEMFLKHKAVVTSRIPPSHYPFPFKEKFEGIVYLPPISDRWEEAERFLLLKAEGIELREALLNRLREMRWDRNFHDLIDFLRRLVIEGDRGFNGFWGERLTLKEALQRREKEIIEEALSSCGGNITKAAKILGIPRQTLQYKLRKFGIKG
- a CDS encoding DUF4416 family protein — translated: MGKEYPPYPVKLFMGVLYGDRSEYESIKEELSMEFGEIDYESGEMDFKWTNYYADELGDEVKRIFISFSPLISPEQIAHIKRVTNRMEGPGRRRINLDPGYISGGKLVLATTKDQAHRIYLGEGIYAEVTLRFRSGRFLPFDYTYPDYRSDEYNAIFIEIRRKYLEELKKPFPPTNRFTTRWNLKKIMESFDGTKALLIWEGKRGIIETLSFLSKARRMVELLGVAFKGGKREAEAFSHIDLVDYVFPFKENLSEIVRFLSPDLVILPEDFSIRGLDFHEGRVIRL